Proteins co-encoded in one Ponticoccus alexandrii genomic window:
- a CDS encoding DUF898 family protein — translation MTNLLTLPQDAPDGCIATQFAGKRWRLFTLAFVTGLYTVLTLGLYRFWQKTRLRRWYWSAIRPGGQPLEYVGDPFEKLLGFLIAVVILAFYIGVVNLLLMFASFSLFHGNFAAYLLSFVGVVPVWFYARYRARRYVLARTRWLGLRFGLAPGAWGYAFRALLYWVLTLLTLGLLWPLMTFRLEKYRTDRTFYGDIRMQQEGRWTMLLGALKWIGWSLVVGLVTLGFALNGLVPLVVLGCVVGPVMFLYGLAYYRVETLKRLTAHKRAGPLRLTLEARPWRVLWITGSGYLFAGLASAVPSLVLLGLFLHLQSLGEQVTVGHVTEALAQADRWLVVALSVMTYFGIFLVWTATTHVLVTMPLWRHYATGLTVYGTEHLPQIRQRPRDEHTEAEGFAEALDVGASL, via the coding sequence GTGACCAACCTTCTTACTCTGCCCCAGGACGCGCCCGACGGCTGCATCGCGACCCAGTTCGCGGGTAAGCGCTGGCGGCTGTTCACGCTGGCCTTCGTGACCGGGCTCTACACGGTGCTGACGCTGGGCCTCTACCGCTTCTGGCAGAAGACCCGCCTGCGCCGCTGGTACTGGTCGGCGATCCGCCCGGGCGGGCAGCCGCTGGAATACGTGGGCGACCCCTTCGAAAAGCTGCTGGGCTTCCTGATCGCCGTCGTCATCCTCGCCTTCTACATCGGCGTGGTGAACCTGCTTCTGATGTTCGCCAGCTTCAGCCTGTTTCACGGCAATTTCGCGGCCTACCTTCTCAGCTTCGTCGGCGTCGTCCCGGTCTGGTTCTACGCCCGCTACCGCGCACGGCGCTATGTGCTAGCCCGCACACGCTGGCTGGGCCTGCGCTTCGGCCTTGCGCCCGGGGCATGGGGCTATGCCTTCCGCGCGCTGCTGTACTGGGTGCTGACGCTGCTGACGCTGGGCCTGCTCTGGCCGCTGATGACCTTCCGGCTGGAGAAATACCGCACCGACCGCACCTTCTACGGCGACATCCGGATGCAGCAGGAGGGGCGGTGGACCATGCTTCTGGGCGCGCTCAAGTGGATCGGCTGGTCGCTGGTCGTGGGCCTCGTGACGCTGGGCTTCGCGCTGAACGGGCTGGTGCCGCTGGTGGTACTCGGCTGCGTCGTAGGGCCGGTGATGTTCCTCTACGGCCTCGCCTACTACCGGGTCGAGACGCTGAAACGCCTGACCGCGCACAAGCGCGCCGGTCCCCTGCGGCTGACGCTCGAGGCGCGGCCTTGGCGGGTGCTCTGGATCACGGGTTCCGGCTATCTCTTTGCGGGGCTGGCCTCCGCCGTGCCCTCGCTGGTGCTGCTGGGTCTCTTCCTGCATCTGCAAAGCCTTGGCGAGCAGGTCACCGTCGGCCATGTCACCGAAGCCCTGGCGCAGGCCGACCGCTGGCTGGTGGTGGCGCTCTCGGTGATGACCTATTTCGGCATCTTCCTCGTCTGGACGGCGACGACTCATGTGCTGGTGACCATGCCGCTGTGGCGCCACTACGCCACCGGCCTGACCGTTTACGGCACCGAACACCTGCCGCAGATCCGCCAGCGCCCGAGGGACGAGCACACAGAGGCCGAAGGCTTTGCCGAGGCGCTGGACGTGGGGGCCTCGCTATGA